Proteins from a genomic interval of Papaver somniferum cultivar HN1 chromosome 4, ASM357369v1, whole genome shotgun sequence:
- the LOC113271400 gene encoding uncharacterized protein LOC113271400 codes for MASISKLSTPNFAASSSSSSSRLLSSQPKVSINFYNRSSINKGFSNSKLSLRRNTETSSLNVRCSKGDGNGTHAKKTVLHDLYDKQGQSPWYDNLCRPVTDLLPLISSGVRGVTSNPAIFQKAISTSSAYNDQFRELVLAGKNIEDAYWELVIKDIQDACKLFESIYDETDGADGYVSVEVSPQLADDTLGTVEAAKWLHKVVNCKNAYIKIPATAECVPSIRDVISLGISVNVTLIFSLSRYEAVIDAYLDGLEASGLSDLSRVTSVASFFVSRVDTLVDKMLEKIGTPEALNLRGKAAVAQAALAYKLYQKKFSGPRWEALVKKGAKKQRLLWASTSVKNPAYSDTLYVAPLIGPDTVSTMPDQALQAFIDHGVVSRTIDANLSEAEGVYIALEKIGIDWNEVGTQLEVEGVDSFKKSFDSLLVTLEDKASSLNLVKR; via the exons ATGGCTTCCATTTCTAAGCTCTCAACTCCTAACTTTGctgcttcttcttcatcatcatcgtctaGACTTCTTTCATCTCAACCAAAAGTTTCAATAAATTTCTACAACAGATCTTCTATTAACAAAGGGTTCTCTAATTCTAAGTTATCACTTCGCAGAAACACAGAGACTAGTTCGTTAAA TGTTAGATGTTCTAAAGGTGATGGAAATGGGACACATGCAAAGAAAACAGTCCTTCATGATCTCTATGACAAACAAGGACAAAGTCCTTGGTATGATAATCTTTGCCGACCTGTTACAGATTTGTTACCATTGATTTCAAGTGGAGTTAGAGGTGTCACAAGTAACCCCGCG ATATTCCAGAAAGCAATATCGACATCAAGCGCGTACAATGATCAGTTCAG GGAGCTTGTTCTAGCAGGAAAGAACATTGAAGATGCTTACTGGGAGCTCGTGATTAAGGATATCCAAGATGCGTGCAAACTTTTTGAATCCATCTATGATGAAACTGATGGAGCTGATGGATATGTATCTGTAGAAGTTTCCCCTCAACTTGCTGATGATACACTAGGGACAGTAGAGGCTGCTAAGTGGCTTCATAAAGTGGTTAACTGTAAAAATGCTTACATAAAGATCCCTGCAACTGCAGAGTGCGTTCCTTCTATCAGGGATGTTATCTCACTTGGCATAAGCGTCAATGTAACT CTCATTTTCTCTCTTTCGCGATATGAAGCAGTCATTGATGCTTACTTGGATGGTCTTGAGGCTTCTGGGTTGAGTGACCTCTCAAGGGTTACAAGTGTAGCATCCTTCTTTGTCAGTCGTGTCGATACCCTTGTTGACAAGATGCTTGAGAAGATCGGGACCCCAGAAGCTCTGAACCTTAGAGGAAAG GCTGCAGTTGCCCAAGCAGCACTAGCATATAAGCTTTACCAAAAGAAGTTCTCCGGTCCAAGATGGGAGGCTCTGGTGAAGAAAGGTGCAAAGAAGCAGAGGTTGTTGTGGGCCTCAACCAGTGTTAAGAACCCTGCATACTCAGACACCCTGTATGTTGCTCCTCTAATTGGACCAGACACG GTGTCAACAATGCCAGACCAAGCTCTCCAAGCATTCATCGATCACGGAGTTGTTTCTAGAACTATCGATGCAAACTTATCCGAAGCTGAAGGTGTCTACATCGCACTTGAGAAAATCGGAATTGACTGGAATGAAGTTGGAACTCAACTAGAAGTTGAAGGAGTGGACTCCTTCAAGAAGAGTTTTGACAGTCTTTTGGTCACCCTTGAAGACAAAGCCAGCTCCCTAAATTTGGTAAAAAGATAG
- the LOC113271401 gene encoding peptidyl-prolyl cis-trans isomerase FKBP19, chloroplastic-like, whose product MASMSSSLFGCFTSSCSNKSSAYPTSTTVMLSPPSLGKGSTSSVRVIEWNISKRSLVRKRQRCCNSVVSMLNVVLNSGEGDVGRREALFAGIGIMLGVLYRDQESRVAVASEFADMPAIRGKDYGKSKMKYPDYVETESGLQYKDLRPGKGPTAKMGDAVVVDWDGYTIGYYGRIFEARNKTKGGSFEGDEKEFFKFKVGSQQVIPAFEEAIIGMAPGGVRRIIVPPELGYPDNDYNNKGPQPTTFSGQRALDFVLKNQGLIDKTLLFDIELLKIVTN is encoded by the exons ATGGCGTCTATGTCGTCTTCGCTCTTTGGATGTTTTACTAGTAGTTGTAGTAACAAGAGCAGTGCTTATCCAACGTCAACCACAGTAATGTTATCTCCTCCTTCCTTGGGCAAAGGTTCTACTTCCTCAGTG AGAGTAATTGAATGGAACATTTCGAAACGATCTCTTGTCAGAAAGCGACAAAGATGTTGCAATTCAGTGGTTTCTATGTTGAATG TTGTTTTGAATAGCGGGGAAGGGGATGTCGGGAGAAGGGAAGCATTGTTCGCAGGCATTGGGATTATGCTGGGAGTCTTGTATCGCGATCAAGAGAGTCGAGTGGCCGTGGCATCTGAATTTGCTGACA TGCCAGCAATTCGAGGGAAGGATTACGGGAAGTCGAAAATGAAATATCCTGATTACGTAGAAACAGAATCAGGTCTTCAGTACAAG GATTTACGACCGGGTAAAGGCCCAACTGCAAAGATGGGAGATGCTGTGGTG GTCGACTGGGATGGTTATACCATAGGATACTATGGCCGCATATTTGAAGCTCGAAACAAAACAAAAGGGGGTTCCTTTGAG GGTgatgaaaaagagtttttcaagtTTAAGGTTGGATCCCAACAG GTTATACCAGCTTTTGAGGAAGCTATTATAGGAATGGCTCCTGGTGGCGTTAGAAG GATCATAGTTCCCCCAGAATTGGGATATCCAGATAATGACTACAACAATAAGGGGCCACAACCAACGACATTTTCG GGTCAAAGAGCTTTGGATTtcgtgttgaagaaccaaggactGATAGACAAGACTTTGTTGTTCGACATCGAGCTCCTCAAAATTGTAACTAACTGA